A portion of the Pseudoalteromonas luteoviolacea genome contains these proteins:
- the uvrB gene encoding excinuclease ABC subunit UvrB produces MNESFDLVSEFTPNGDQPTAIAQLCDGLEAGLAHQTLLGATGTGKTFTMANIIHKLNRPTIIMAHNKTLAAQLYGEMKEFFPNNAVEYFVSYYDYYQPEAYVVASDTFIEKDASINDHIEQMRLSATKALLERRDTIIVASVSAIYGLGDPDSYMKMMLLLKVGETMEQRAMLRRLAELQYTRNDMDFSRGTYRVRGEVIDIFPAESETQAVRVEMFDDEIERISLFDPLTGAVDKHLVRATIYPKTHYVTPREKILEAIEKIKVELKERRAYLMDANKLVEEQRVAQRTQYDIEMMQELGFCSGIENYSRYLSGRAPGEPPPTLLDYLPNDALMIIDESHVTVSQVGAMYKGDRSRKENLVEYGFRLPSAMDNRPLKFEEFESIAPQTIYVSATPGDYELERSSGEVAEQVIRPTGLLDPQLEVRPVSTQVDDLLSEIYKRVALKERVLVTTLTKRMSEDLTDYLNDHDVKVRYLHSDIDTVERMEIIRDLRKGVFDVLVGINLLREGLDMPEVSLVAILDADKEGFLRSTRSLIQTIGRAARHLNGKAILYGDRITRSMRAAIDETERRREKQQAYNEKHGITPQALNKKITDVMDLGEDVTESSASPKSKAGDKVSPMSSAGKSTAQLTEQIALLESQMMTHARELEFEKAAQVRDQIQLLQQQLLNS; encoded by the coding sequence ATGAATGAATCTTTTGACTTAGTATCTGAATTTACTCCAAATGGCGACCAACCTACCGCCATTGCTCAGTTGTGCGATGGCTTGGAGGCTGGGCTTGCTCATCAAACGCTATTGGGGGCAACAGGCACGGGTAAAACATTCACAATGGCGAATATTATCCATAAGCTAAATCGTCCTACTATTATCATGGCGCACAATAAGACCTTGGCTGCGCAGTTATATGGTGAAATGAAAGAGTTCTTTCCTAATAATGCGGTTGAATACTTTGTTTCTTATTATGATTATTATCAACCGGAAGCTTATGTAGTTGCCAGTGACACATTTATTGAAAAAGATGCCTCTATTAATGATCACATCGAGCAAATGCGTTTATCGGCTACCAAAGCACTGTTGGAAAGAAGAGATACGATAATTGTCGCTTCGGTATCTGCTATCTATGGTCTGGGTGATCCTGACTCATATATGAAAATGATGTTGCTACTGAAAGTGGGCGAAACGATGGAACAGCGCGCGATGCTCAGGCGCCTTGCTGAGCTGCAGTACACTCGAAATGATATGGATTTCTCTCGGGGTACCTATCGAGTGCGCGGAGAGGTTATTGATATATTCCCCGCTGAATCAGAGACTCAAGCCGTGCGTGTTGAAATGTTTGATGATGAGATTGAACGGATCAGCCTCTTTGACCCTTTAACAGGTGCGGTGGATAAGCATTTGGTTAGAGCAACAATCTACCCCAAAACCCACTATGTAACACCCAGAGAAAAAATCCTTGAAGCCATTGAAAAGATCAAAGTAGAGCTAAAAGAGCGTCGCGCCTACTTGATGGATGCAAATAAATTGGTTGAAGAGCAACGGGTAGCACAGCGCACTCAATATGATATTGAAATGATGCAAGAGCTTGGTTTTTGTTCTGGGATCGAGAATTACAGCCGATATTTATCAGGTCGCGCACCTGGTGAGCCACCCCCAACCTTGTTGGATTATTTACCTAACGATGCCTTGATGATAATTGATGAATCCCATGTAACCGTCTCCCAGGTGGGAGCCATGTACAAGGGAGATAGAAGTCGCAAGGAAAACTTGGTTGAATATGGATTTAGATTGCCATCGGCAATGGATAACCGCCCATTAAAGTTTGAGGAGTTTGAGTCCATTGCGCCACAAACAATTTATGTTTCTGCGACGCCAGGAGATTATGAATTAGAACGCTCTAGTGGTGAGGTTGCCGAGCAGGTGATCCGCCCCACAGGGTTACTTGATCCACAATTAGAAGTACGTCCAGTGTCTACACAGGTGGATGACTTACTCTCTGAGATTTACAAACGAGTGGCGCTAAAAGAGCGCGTATTGGTCACGACGTTGACTAAAAGAATGTCCGAAGATCTCACTGATTATTTGAATGATCATGATGTTAAAGTGCGTTATCTGCATTCTGATATCGATACGGTGGAGCGTATGGAGATCATCCGAGATCTAAGAAAAGGCGTATTTGATGTATTGGTTGGGATCAACTTATTAAGGGAAGGTCTCGATATGCCAGAGGTATCATTGGTGGCAATTTTAGATGCGGATAAAGAGGGCTTTTTACGTTCAACGCGTTCTTTAATTCAGACCATAGGTCGTGCTGCTCGTCACTTAAATGGTAAAGCGATTTTATACGGCGATAGGATAACACGCTCGATGCGTGCTGCTATTGATGAGACTGAACGACGTCGGGAAAAACAGCAAGCTTACAATGAAAAGCATGGTATTACACCTCAAGCATTAAATAAGAAGATAACAGATGTGATGGATTTAGGTGAAGACGTCACAGAGTCAAGTGCATCGCCTAAATCAAAAGCGGGTGATAAAGTCTCGCCAATGTCGTCAGCGGGTAAATCAACAGCACAGCTCACTGAGCAAATAGCCCTGTTAGAAAGTCAAATGATGACCCATGCACGCGAACTCGAATTTGAGAAGGCGGCACAGGTTCGAGATCAGATCCAGTTATTGCAACAGCAGCTGTTAAATAGCTAG